One window of Nymphaea colorata isolate Beijing-Zhang1983 chromosome 1, ASM883128v2, whole genome shotgun sequence genomic DNA carries:
- the LOC116246308 gene encoding uncharacterized protein LOC116246308 isoform X1 yields MNAIPNGSWALSPTAFKKLGPSKTFNSFSLSQGTKLPYTSISASAADNGQSSSSSEESEAADPVKRAFERAKAYKKVKAQRSDPSTSTVPENLVSNHLNQGNKNDGDASSSSGEGGDGNVPLSVKIAMKKAREYAKEKGGLENGGRNGASIDGKKEREEDTVEEGSSDKKVGSISRLDFLGLDFADKKSGRGLPAGLVPVDDPFPSGELPEVEIIVGDQSKFGIPTGSEPPAKEDENADLYKPKVSTWGVFPRPSNISETYGGGRTIRPGQVLESAEDKAAKEAQTRKLLSEYKVKMGLNIDPKTKLECEKALEDGNSLMERGKLEEAINYYERIMNNLVFQITMRMAVQEQTELHGFAALQWSICQDSLSRSDKARVMYEKLQSHPNTQVRKMAKQFMFGFQAMEMMKVRSLSTSPKATGFQNYFDAFVDDQSNYSIPKEEKEDGMIMEVVPYFIFLLTPIVFLLLIAVRKIA; encoded by the exons ATGAACGCGATTCCAAACGGTTCTTGGGCTCTCTCACCCACGGCATTCAAGAAGCTCGGCCCTTCCAAAACcttcaattctttctctttgagCCAGGGAACCAAGCTACCCTACACTTCTATCTCTGCCAGTGCCGCGGACAATGGACAGAGTTCCTCTTCTTCTGAGGAGTCGGAAGCTGCTGATCCCGTGAAACGAGCGTTTGAGAGAGCTAAGGCGTACAAGAAAGTGAAGGCGCAGAGGTCCGACCCGAGTACCTCCACGGTGCCTGAAAATCTGGTCTCGAATCATTTGAACCAAGGGAATAAGAATGACGGGGACGCATCGTCGAGTTCTGGCGAAGGTGGCGATGGAAACGTCCCTCTCTCTGTTAAAATCGCGATGAAGAAGGCCAGGGAATACGCGAAAGAGAAGGGTGGCCTAGAAAATGGTGGTCGCAATG GGGCGTCTATCGACGGGAAGAAAGAACGGGAGGAAGATACTGTTGAGGAGGGTTCTAGTGATAAGAAGGTAGGGTCTATATCACGACTAGATTTTTTGGGCCTCGACTTTGCCGATAAGAAGAGCGGCAGGGGGCTTCCGGCAGGTTTGGTTCCGGTGGACGATCCCTTTCCTTCAGGAGAATTGCCTGAAGTGGAGATAATTGTGGGAGATCAAAGCAAGTTTGGTATTCCAACAGGATCAGAGCCTCCAGCCAAGGAAGATGAAAATGCCGACTTATACAAGCCTAAGGTCTCAACATGGGGTGTCTTTCCTAGGCCAAGCAATATTTCAGAAACG TATGGTGGAGGAAGAACCATTCGTCCTGGACAGGTGCTTGAGTCTGCTGAAGATAAAGCCGCAAAAGAAGCACAAACACGCAAATTGCTCTCAGAATATAAAGTCAAAATGGGGCTGAATATtgatccaaaaacaaaattagaGTGTGAAAAG GCCTTGGAAGATGGGAATAGCTTGATGGAACGTGGAAAGCTTGAAGAAGCCATCAATTATTACGAGAGGATAATGAACAATTTGGTCTTTCAG ATAACAATGAGAATGGCTGTGCAAGAACAG ACCGAGCTTCACGGATTTGCCGCTCTCCAGTGGTCTATATGTCAAGATTCACTTAGTAG GTCTGACAAGGCTCGAGTTATGTACGAGAAGCTTCAATCTCACCCAAATACCCAAGTGAGAAAAATGGCAAAGCAGTTCATGTTTGGATTCCAG GCCATGGAAATGATGAAGGTTCGTAGCTTGTCTACTTCTCCTAAAGCAACAGGCTTTCAGAACTATTTTGATGCATTTGTTGATGATCAATCTAACTACTCGATTcctaaagaggaaaaagaagatggTATGATcatggaggttgttccatatttcatctttcttcttacTCCTATTGTTTTCTTGCTACTTATTGCTGTGAGAAAAATAGCATGA
- the LOC116246308 gene encoding uncharacterized protein LOC116246308 isoform X2 produces MNAIPNGSWALSPTAFKKLGPSKTFNSFSLSQGTKLPYTSISASAADNGQSSSSSEESEAADPVKRAFERAKAYKKVKAQRSDPSTSTVPENLVSNHLNQGNKNDGDASSSSGEGGDGNVPLSVKIAMKKAREYAKEKGGLENGGRNGASIDGKKEREEDTVEEGSSDKKVGSISRLDFLGLDFADKKSGRGLPAGLVPVDDPFPSGELPEVEIIVGDQSKFGIPTGSEPPAKEDENADLYKPKVSTWGVFPRPSNISETYGGGRTIRPGQVLESAEDKAAKEAQTRKLLSEYKVKMGLNIDPKTKLECEKALEDGNSLMERGKLEEAINYYERIMNNLVFQTELHGFAALQWSICQDSLSRSDKARVMYEKLQSHPNTQVRKMAKQFMFGFQAMEMMKVRSLSTSPKATGFQNYFDAFVDDQSNYSIPKEEKEDGMIMEVVPYFIFLLTPIVFLLLIAVRKIA; encoded by the exons ATGAACGCGATTCCAAACGGTTCTTGGGCTCTCTCACCCACGGCATTCAAGAAGCTCGGCCCTTCCAAAACcttcaattctttctctttgagCCAGGGAACCAAGCTACCCTACACTTCTATCTCTGCCAGTGCCGCGGACAATGGACAGAGTTCCTCTTCTTCTGAGGAGTCGGAAGCTGCTGATCCCGTGAAACGAGCGTTTGAGAGAGCTAAGGCGTACAAGAAAGTGAAGGCGCAGAGGTCCGACCCGAGTACCTCCACGGTGCCTGAAAATCTGGTCTCGAATCATTTGAACCAAGGGAATAAGAATGACGGGGACGCATCGTCGAGTTCTGGCGAAGGTGGCGATGGAAACGTCCCTCTCTCTGTTAAAATCGCGATGAAGAAGGCCAGGGAATACGCGAAAGAGAAGGGTGGCCTAGAAAATGGTGGTCGCAATG GGGCGTCTATCGACGGGAAGAAAGAACGGGAGGAAGATACTGTTGAGGAGGGTTCTAGTGATAAGAAGGTAGGGTCTATATCACGACTAGATTTTTTGGGCCTCGACTTTGCCGATAAGAAGAGCGGCAGGGGGCTTCCGGCAGGTTTGGTTCCGGTGGACGATCCCTTTCCTTCAGGAGAATTGCCTGAAGTGGAGATAATTGTGGGAGATCAAAGCAAGTTTGGTATTCCAACAGGATCAGAGCCTCCAGCCAAGGAAGATGAAAATGCCGACTTATACAAGCCTAAGGTCTCAACATGGGGTGTCTTTCCTAGGCCAAGCAATATTTCAGAAACG TATGGTGGAGGAAGAACCATTCGTCCTGGACAGGTGCTTGAGTCTGCTGAAGATAAAGCCGCAAAAGAAGCACAAACACGCAAATTGCTCTCAGAATATAAAGTCAAAATGGGGCTGAATATtgatccaaaaacaaaattagaGTGTGAAAAG GCCTTGGAAGATGGGAATAGCTTGATGGAACGTGGAAAGCTTGAAGAAGCCATCAATTATTACGAGAGGATAATGAACAATTTGGTCTTTCAG ACCGAGCTTCACGGATTTGCCGCTCTCCAGTGGTCTATATGTCAAGATTCACTTAGTAG GTCTGACAAGGCTCGAGTTATGTACGAGAAGCTTCAATCTCACCCAAATACCCAAGTGAGAAAAATGGCAAAGCAGTTCATGTTTGGATTCCAG GCCATGGAAATGATGAAGGTTCGTAGCTTGTCTACTTCTCCTAAAGCAACAGGCTTTCAGAACTATTTTGATGCATTTGTTGATGATCAATCTAACTACTCGATTcctaaagaggaaaaagaagatggTATGATcatggaggttgttccatatttcatctttcttcttacTCCTATTGTTTTCTTGCTACTTATTGCTGTGAGAAAAATAGCATGA
- the LOC116246308 gene encoding uncharacterized protein LOC116246308 isoform X3, with protein sequence MNAIPNGSWALSPTAFKKLGPSKTFNSFSLSQGTKLPYTSISASAADNGQSSSSSEESEAADPVKRAFERAKAYKKVKAQRSDPSTSTVPENLVSNHLNQGNKNDGDASSSSGEGGDGNVPLSVKIAMKKAREYAKEKGGLENGGRNGASIDGKKEREEDTVEEGSSDKKVGSISRLDFLGLDFADKKSGRGLPAGLVPVDDPFPSGELPEVEIIVGDQSKFGIPTGSEPPAKEDENADLYKPKVSTWGVFPRPSNISETYGGGRTIRPGQVLESAEDKAAKEAQTRKLLSEYKVKMGLNIDPKTKLECEKALEDGNSLMERGKLEEAINYYERIMNNLVFQITMRMAVQEQTELHGFAALQWSICQDSLSRPWK encoded by the exons ATGAACGCGATTCCAAACGGTTCTTGGGCTCTCTCACCCACGGCATTCAAGAAGCTCGGCCCTTCCAAAACcttcaattctttctctttgagCCAGGGAACCAAGCTACCCTACACTTCTATCTCTGCCAGTGCCGCGGACAATGGACAGAGTTCCTCTTCTTCTGAGGAGTCGGAAGCTGCTGATCCCGTGAAACGAGCGTTTGAGAGAGCTAAGGCGTACAAGAAAGTGAAGGCGCAGAGGTCCGACCCGAGTACCTCCACGGTGCCTGAAAATCTGGTCTCGAATCATTTGAACCAAGGGAATAAGAATGACGGGGACGCATCGTCGAGTTCTGGCGAAGGTGGCGATGGAAACGTCCCTCTCTCTGTTAAAATCGCGATGAAGAAGGCCAGGGAATACGCGAAAGAGAAGGGTGGCCTAGAAAATGGTGGTCGCAATG GGGCGTCTATCGACGGGAAGAAAGAACGGGAGGAAGATACTGTTGAGGAGGGTTCTAGTGATAAGAAGGTAGGGTCTATATCACGACTAGATTTTTTGGGCCTCGACTTTGCCGATAAGAAGAGCGGCAGGGGGCTTCCGGCAGGTTTGGTTCCGGTGGACGATCCCTTTCCTTCAGGAGAATTGCCTGAAGTGGAGATAATTGTGGGAGATCAAAGCAAGTTTGGTATTCCAACAGGATCAGAGCCTCCAGCCAAGGAAGATGAAAATGCCGACTTATACAAGCCTAAGGTCTCAACATGGGGTGTCTTTCCTAGGCCAAGCAATATTTCAGAAACG TATGGTGGAGGAAGAACCATTCGTCCTGGACAGGTGCTTGAGTCTGCTGAAGATAAAGCCGCAAAAGAAGCACAAACACGCAAATTGCTCTCAGAATATAAAGTCAAAATGGGGCTGAATATtgatccaaaaacaaaattagaGTGTGAAAAG GCCTTGGAAGATGGGAATAGCTTGATGGAACGTGGAAAGCTTGAAGAAGCCATCAATTATTACGAGAGGATAATGAACAATTTGGTCTTTCAG ATAACAATGAGAATGGCTGTGCAAGAACAG ACCGAGCTTCACGGATTTGCCGCTCTCCAGTGGTCTATATGTCAAGATTCACTTAGTAG GCCATGGAAATGA
- the LOC116246308 gene encoding uncharacterized protein LOC116246308 isoform X4 — translation MNAIPNGSWALSPTAFKKLGPSKTFNSFSLSQGTKLPYTSISASAADNGQSSSSSEESEAADPVKRAFERAKAYKKVKAQRSDPSTSTVPENLVSNHLNQGNKNDGDASSSSGEGGDGNVPLSVKIAMKKAREYAKEKGGLENGGRNGASIDGKKEREEDTVEEGSSDKKVGSISRLDFLGLDFADKKSGRGLPAGLVPVDDPFPSGELPEVEIIVGDQSKFGIPTGSEPPAKEDENADLYKPKVSTWGVFPRPSNISETYGGGRTIRPGQVLESAEDKAAKEAQTRKLLSEYKVKMGLNIDPKTKLECEKALEDGNSLMERGKLEEAINYYERIMNNLVFQTELHGFAALQWSICQDSLSRPWK, via the exons ATGAACGCGATTCCAAACGGTTCTTGGGCTCTCTCACCCACGGCATTCAAGAAGCTCGGCCCTTCCAAAACcttcaattctttctctttgagCCAGGGAACCAAGCTACCCTACACTTCTATCTCTGCCAGTGCCGCGGACAATGGACAGAGTTCCTCTTCTTCTGAGGAGTCGGAAGCTGCTGATCCCGTGAAACGAGCGTTTGAGAGAGCTAAGGCGTACAAGAAAGTGAAGGCGCAGAGGTCCGACCCGAGTACCTCCACGGTGCCTGAAAATCTGGTCTCGAATCATTTGAACCAAGGGAATAAGAATGACGGGGACGCATCGTCGAGTTCTGGCGAAGGTGGCGATGGAAACGTCCCTCTCTCTGTTAAAATCGCGATGAAGAAGGCCAGGGAATACGCGAAAGAGAAGGGTGGCCTAGAAAATGGTGGTCGCAATG GGGCGTCTATCGACGGGAAGAAAGAACGGGAGGAAGATACTGTTGAGGAGGGTTCTAGTGATAAGAAGGTAGGGTCTATATCACGACTAGATTTTTTGGGCCTCGACTTTGCCGATAAGAAGAGCGGCAGGGGGCTTCCGGCAGGTTTGGTTCCGGTGGACGATCCCTTTCCTTCAGGAGAATTGCCTGAAGTGGAGATAATTGTGGGAGATCAAAGCAAGTTTGGTATTCCAACAGGATCAGAGCCTCCAGCCAAGGAAGATGAAAATGCCGACTTATACAAGCCTAAGGTCTCAACATGGGGTGTCTTTCCTAGGCCAAGCAATATTTCAGAAACG TATGGTGGAGGAAGAACCATTCGTCCTGGACAGGTGCTTGAGTCTGCTGAAGATAAAGCCGCAAAAGAAGCACAAACACGCAAATTGCTCTCAGAATATAAAGTCAAAATGGGGCTGAATATtgatccaaaaacaaaattagaGTGTGAAAAG GCCTTGGAAGATGGGAATAGCTTGATGGAACGTGGAAAGCTTGAAGAAGCCATCAATTATTACGAGAGGATAATGAACAATTTGGTCTTTCAG ACCGAGCTTCACGGATTTGCCGCTCTCCAGTGGTCTATATGTCAAGATTCACTTAGTAG GCCATGGAAATGA